One genomic window of Cuculus canorus isolate bCucCan1 chromosome 11, bCucCan1.pri, whole genome shotgun sequence includes the following:
- the BRPF1 gene encoding peregrin isoform X5, with the protein MGVDFDVKTFCHNLRATKPPYECPVGTCRKIYKSYSGIEYHLYHYDHDNPPPPQHTPLRKHKKKGRQARAANKQSPNPSETSQSPGREVMTYAQAQRMVEVDLHGRVHRISIFDNLDVVSEDEEVPEEVPENGSNKENTETQSVPPKSGKHKNKEKRKDSNHHHHNASAGTAPKLPEVVYRELEQDTPDAPPRPTSYYRYIEKSAEELDEEVEYDMDEEDYIWLDIMNERRKTEGVSPIPQEIFEYLMDRLEKESYFESHNKGDPNALVDEDAVCCICNDGECQNSNVILFCDMCNLAVHQECYGVPYIPEGQWLCRRCLQSPSRAVDCALCPNKGGAFKQTDDGRWAHVVCALWIPEVCFANTVFLEPIDSIEHIPPARWKLTCYICKQRGSGACIQCHKANCYTAFHVTCAQQAGLYMKMEPVRETGANGTSFSVRKTAYCDIHTPPGSVRRLPALSHSEGEEEEEEEEEEGKGWSSEKVKKAKAKSRIKMKKARKILAEKRAAAPVVSVPCIPPHRLSKITNRLTIQRKSQFMQRLHSYWTLKRQSRNGVPLLRRLQTHLQSQRNCDQRDTEDKNWALKEQLKSWQRLRHDLERARLLVELIRKREKLKRETIKVQQVALEMQLTPFLILLRKTLEQLQEKDTGNIFSEPVPLSEVPDYLDHIKKPMDFQTMKQNLEAYRYLNFDDFEEDFNLIINNCLKYNAKDTIFYRAAIRLREQGGAVLRQARRQAEKMGIDFETGMHFPHCVTVEEAQVQDIEDDVRLLLSENQKHLPLEEQLKILLERLDEVNAGKQSIGRSRRAKMIKKEITVLRRKLAHPRDLGRDGLERHSSSARGVLQSHNPCEKDLQTDSAAEESSSQETGKGLGPNSSSTPAHEVGRRTSVLFSKKNPKTAGPPKRPGRPPKNRDSQITPGHGNSPIGPPQLPIMVSSQRQRKRGRSPRPSSSSDSDSDKSPEDGPMDLPANGFSSGNQPVKKSFLVYRNDCNLPRSSSDSESSSSSSSSAASDRTSTTPSKQGRGKPSFSRVNFPEDSSEDTSGTENESYSVGTGRGVGHGMVRKGMGRGAGWLSEDEDSSLDALDLVWAKCRGYPSYPALIIDPKMPREGMFHHGVPIPVPPLEVLKLGEQMTQEAREHLYLVLFFDNKRTWWPPAPRRQWLPRTKLVPLGVNQDLDKEKMLEGRKSNIRKSVQIAYHRAMQHRNKVQGEQSSDSSESD; encoded by the exons ATGGGCGTAGATTTCGACGTGAAGACCTTCTGCCACAACCTGCGCGCCACCAAGCCGCCCTACGAGTGCCCGGTGGGAACCTGCCGCAAGATCTACAAGAGCTACAGCGGGATCGAGTACCACCTGTACCACTATGACCATGACAaccctcccccaccccagcacaCCCCCCTGCGCAAGCACAAGAAGAAGGGGCGCCAGGCTCGCGCCGCCAACAAGCAGTCGCCCAACCCTTCCGAGACTTCCCAGTCACCCGGACGAGAGGTGATGACCTACGCCCAGGCCCAGCGCATGGTGGAGGTGGACTTGCATGGCCGCGTCCATCGCATCAGCATCTTTGATAACCTCGACGTGGTTTCCGAGGATGAGGAGGTTCCCGAGGAGGTGCCAGAGAATGGGAGCAATAAGGAGAACACGGAGACCCAGAGCGTCCCACCCAAATCCGGCAAGCACAAGAACAAGGAGAAGCGTAAGGACTCCAACCACCATCACCACAATGCCTCAGCTGGCACTGCTCCCAAGCTCCCTGAGGTGGTGTACCGGGAGCTGGAGCAGGACACCCCCGACGCCCCACCTCGCCCCACTTCCTACTACAG GTACATTGAAAAGTCAGCAGAAGAGCTGGATGAGGAGGTGGAGTACGACATGGATGAGGAGGATTACATCTGGCTGGACATCATGAATGAGCGGCGGAAGACCGAAGGTGTGAGCCCCATTCCCCAAGAGATCTTTGAGTACCTGATGGACCGGCTGGAGAAGGAGTCCTACTTTGAGAGCCACAACAAGGGGGATCCAAACGCCTTGGTGGATGAGGATGCCGTCTGTTGCATCTGCAATGATGGGGAGTGTCAGAACAGCAATGTCATCCTCTTCTGCGACATGTGCAACCTGGCCGTGCATCAGGAGTGCTATGGGGTGCCCTACATCCCAGAGGGACAGTGGCTCTGCAGACGGTGCCTGCAGTCACCCTCACGAGCCGTGGACTGCGCCCTCTGCCCGAACAAGGGCGGGGCCTTCAAGCAGACGGACGATGGGCGCTGGGCACATGTGGTCTGTGCGCTCTGGATCCCAGAGGTGTGCTTTGCCAACACCGTCTTTCTGGAACCCATCGACAGCATCGAGCACATCCCACCTGCACGATGGAAGCTGACCTGTTACATCTGCAAGCAGCGCGGCTCTGGGGCTTGCATCCAGTGTCACAAAGCCAACTGCTACACCGCCTTCCATGTCACCTGTGCCCAGCAAGCTGGGCTCTACATGAAGATGGAGCCAGTCCGGGAGACAGGAGCCAATGGCACCTCCTTCAGCGTGCGCAAAACCGCCTACTGCGACATCCATACGCCCCCAGGCTCTGTGCGCAGGCTTCCTGCCCTCTCTCACAgtgagggggaagaggaggaggaggaagaagaggaggaagggaaaggctGGAGCTCTGAGAAAGTCAAAAAAGCAAAGGCCAAGTCTAGGATCAAGATGAAGAAGGCACGGAAGATCCTGGCGGAGAAACGAGCTGCAGCGCCTGTGGTTTCTGTGCCCTGCATCCCCCCGCACAG GCTCAGTAAAATCACAAACCGTTTAACCATCCAGAGGAAGAGCCAGTTCATGCAGAGACTGCACAGCTACTGGACTCTGAAGAGGCAGTCCCGCAACGGCGTCCCTTTGCTCCGCCGTCTTCAGACACATTTGCAGTCACAAAGAAACTGCGACCAG AGAGACACTGAGGATAAGAACTGGGCCCTGAAGGAACAGCTGAAGTCATGGCAGCGCCTCCGCCATGACCTAGAGCGTGCACGCTTGCTGGTGGAGCTGATACGCAAGCGGGAGAAGCTCAAGAGAGAGACG ATCAAAGTGCAGCAGGTGGCACTGGAAATGCAGCTGACCcccttcctcatcctcctccgCAAGACACTcgagcagctgcaggagaaagacACGGGCAACATCTTCAGCGAGCCGGTCCCTCTGTCTGAG GTCCCAGACTACCTGGATCACATCAAGAAGCCGATGGATTTtcaaacaatgaaacaaaacctgGAAGCCTATCGCTATCTGAATTTTGATGACTTTGAGGAGGATTTCAACCTGATTATCAACAACTGTTTGAAATACAATGCCAAAGATACAATCTTCTACCGGGCAGCCATCCGTCTGCGGGAGCAGGGAGGCGCTGTTCTCCGGCAGGCTCGCCGACAGGCCGAGAAGATGGGCATTGACTTTGAGACAGGCATGCACTTCCCCCACTGTGTAACAGTGGAAGAGGCTCAGGTCCAAGACATCGAGGATG ACGTACGGCTGCTGCTCTCAGAGAATCAGAAGCACCTTCCCTTGGAGGAGCAACTGAAGATCCTGCTGGAGCGGCTGGATGAGGTCAACGCTGGCAAGCAGAGCATAGGACGGTCCCGCCGGGCCAAGATGATCAAGAAGGAGATCACGGTCCTACGGCGGAAACTTGCTCACCCACGGGACCTGGGCCGAGATGGGCTGGAGCGgcacagctcctctgccagGGGAGTCCTGCAGTCCCACAACCCCTGCGAAAAGGACCTGCAGACGGACAGTGCTGCCGaagagagcagcagccaggagacTGGCAAAG GTCTGGGTCCCAATTCTTCTTCTACCCCAGCACACGAAGTTGGCAGAAGGACCTCAGTGCTTTTCTCCAAGAAGAACCCTAAAACTGCAGGCCCTCCAAAACGCCCAGGGCGCCCTCCAAAGAATCGAGACAGCCAGATCACCCCTGGGCATGGCAACAGCCCCATCGGGCCCCCCCAGCTCCCAATAATGGTGTCCTCCCAGCGGCAGAGGAAGCGAGGGCGAAGCCCGCGTCCCAGCTCCAGCTCAGACAGTGACAGCGATAAGTCCCCTGAAGATGGTCCCATGG ACCTGCCAGCCAACGGTTTCAGCAGCGGGAACCAGCCAGTGAAGAAGAGCTTCCTGGTGTACCGCAATGACTGCAATCTTCCCCGGAGCAGCTCCGACTCGGagtccagcagcagcagcagcagcagcgccgcCTCGGACCGCACCAG CACAACGCCCTCCaagcagggcagagggaagcCCTCCTTCTCCCGGGTGAACTTCCCAGAGGACAGCAGTGAGGACACATCGGGGACAGAGAACGAGTCCTACTCCGTGGGCACAGGGCGAGGCGTGGGGCACGGCA TGGTGCGCAAGGGCATGGGGCGTGGTGCGGGGTGGCTCTCCGAGGATGAGGATTCCTCCCTGGATGCCCTGGACCTGGTGTGGGCCAAGTGCCGAGGGTACCCCTCCTACCCGGCGCTG ATCATCGACCCCAAGATGCCACGGGAAGGCATGTTCCACCACGGCGTCCCCATCCCCGTGCCCcccttggaggtgttgaagCTGGGGGAGCAGATGACTCAGGAAGCGCGCGAGCACCTCTATCTTGTCCTCTTCTTCGACAACAAGCGCACTTG GTGGCCCCCCGCTCCCCGCAGGCAGTGGTTACCCCGGACGAAGCTGGTGCCTCTGGGGGTGAACCAGGACCTGGACAAGGAGAAGATGCTGGAGGGCCGCAAGTCCAACATCCGCAAGTCGGTGCAGATTGCCTACCACCGCGCCATGCAGCACCGCAACAAGGTGCAGGGCGAGCAGAGCAGCGACTCCAGCGAGAGCGACTGA
- the BRPF1 gene encoding peregrin isoform X8, with protein sequence MGVDFDVKTFCHNLRATKPPYECPVGTCRKIYKSYSGIEYHLYHYDHDNPPPPQHTPLRKHKKKGRQARAANKQSPNPSETSQSPGREVMTYAQAQRMVEVDLHGRVHRISIFDNLDVVSEDEEVPEEVPENGSNKENTETQSVPPKSGKHKNKEKRKDSNHHHHNASAGTAPKLPEVVYRELEQDTPDAPPRPTSYYRYIEKSAEELDEEVEYDMDEEDYIWLDIMNERRKTEGVSPIPQEIFEYLMDRLEKESYFESHNKGDPNALVDEDAVCCICNDGECQNSNVILFCDMCNLAVHQECYGVPYIPEGQWLCRRCLQSPSRAVDCALCPNKGGAFKQTDDGRWAHVVCALWIPEVCFANTVFLEPIDSIEHIPPARWKLTCYICKQRGSGACIQCHKANCYTAFHVTCAQQAGLYMKMEPVRETGANGTSFSVRKTAYCDIHTPPGSVRRLPALSHSEGEEEEEEEEEEGKGWSSEKVKKAKAKSRIKMKKARKILAEKRAAAPVVSVPCIPPHRLSKITNRLTIQRKSQFMQRLHSYWTLKRQSRNGVPLLRRLQTHLQSQRNCDQRDTEDKNWALKEQLKSWQRLRHDLERARLLVELIRKREKLKRETIKVQQVALEMQLTPFLILLRKTLEQLQEKDTGNIFSEPVPLSEVPDYLDHIKKPMDFQTMKQNLEAYRYLNFDDFEEDFNLIINNCLKYNAKDTIFYRAAIRLREQGGAVLRQARRQAEKMGIDFETGMHFPHCVTVEEAQVQDIEDDVRLLLSENQKHLPLEEQLKILLERLDEVNAGKQSIGRSRRAKMIKKEITVLRRKLAHPRDLGRDGLERHSSSARGVLQSHNPCEKDLQTDSAAEESSSQETGKGLGPNSSSTPAHEVGRRTSVLFSKKNPKTAGPPKRPGRPPKNRDSQITPGHGNSPIGPPQLPIMVSSQRQRKRGRSPRPSSSSDSDSDKSPEDGPMDLPANGFSSGNQPVKKSFLVYRNDCNLPRSSSDSESSSSSSSSAASDRTSTTPSKQGRGKPSFSRVNFPEDSSEDTSGTENESYSVGTGRGVGHGMVRKGMGRGAGWLSEDEDSSLDALDLVWAKCRGYPSYPALIIDPKMPREGMFHHGVPIPVPPLEVLKLGEQMTQEAREHLYLVLFFDNKRTWQWLPRTKLVPLGVNQDLDKEKMLEGRKSNIRKSVQIAYHRAMQHRNKVQGEQSSDSSESD encoded by the exons ATGGGCGTAGATTTCGACGTGAAGACCTTCTGCCACAACCTGCGCGCCACCAAGCCGCCCTACGAGTGCCCGGTGGGAACCTGCCGCAAGATCTACAAGAGCTACAGCGGGATCGAGTACCACCTGTACCACTATGACCATGACAaccctcccccaccccagcacaCCCCCCTGCGCAAGCACAAGAAGAAGGGGCGCCAGGCTCGCGCCGCCAACAAGCAGTCGCCCAACCCTTCCGAGACTTCCCAGTCACCCGGACGAGAGGTGATGACCTACGCCCAGGCCCAGCGCATGGTGGAGGTGGACTTGCATGGCCGCGTCCATCGCATCAGCATCTTTGATAACCTCGACGTGGTTTCCGAGGATGAGGAGGTTCCCGAGGAGGTGCCAGAGAATGGGAGCAATAAGGAGAACACGGAGACCCAGAGCGTCCCACCCAAATCCGGCAAGCACAAGAACAAGGAGAAGCGTAAGGACTCCAACCACCATCACCACAATGCCTCAGCTGGCACTGCTCCCAAGCTCCCTGAGGTGGTGTACCGGGAGCTGGAGCAGGACACCCCCGACGCCCCACCTCGCCCCACTTCCTACTACAG GTACATTGAAAAGTCAGCAGAAGAGCTGGATGAGGAGGTGGAGTACGACATGGATGAGGAGGATTACATCTGGCTGGACATCATGAATGAGCGGCGGAAGACCGAAGGTGTGAGCCCCATTCCCCAAGAGATCTTTGAGTACCTGATGGACCGGCTGGAGAAGGAGTCCTACTTTGAGAGCCACAACAAGGGGGATCCAAACGCCTTGGTGGATGAGGATGCCGTCTGTTGCATCTGCAATGATGGGGAGTGTCAGAACAGCAATGTCATCCTCTTCTGCGACATGTGCAACCTGGCCGTGCATCAGGAGTGCTATGGGGTGCCCTACATCCCAGAGGGACAGTGGCTCTGCAGACGGTGCCTGCAGTCACCCTCACGAGCCGTGGACTGCGCCCTCTGCCCGAACAAGGGCGGGGCCTTCAAGCAGACGGACGATGGGCGCTGGGCACATGTGGTCTGTGCGCTCTGGATCCCAGAGGTGTGCTTTGCCAACACCGTCTTTCTGGAACCCATCGACAGCATCGAGCACATCCCACCTGCACGATGGAAGCTGACCTGTTACATCTGCAAGCAGCGCGGCTCTGGGGCTTGCATCCAGTGTCACAAAGCCAACTGCTACACCGCCTTCCATGTCACCTGTGCCCAGCAAGCTGGGCTCTACATGAAGATGGAGCCAGTCCGGGAGACAGGAGCCAATGGCACCTCCTTCAGCGTGCGCAAAACCGCCTACTGCGACATCCATACGCCCCCAGGCTCTGTGCGCAGGCTTCCTGCCCTCTCTCACAgtgagggggaagaggaggaggaggaagaagaggaggaagggaaaggctGGAGCTCTGAGAAAGTCAAAAAAGCAAAGGCCAAGTCTAGGATCAAGATGAAGAAGGCACGGAAGATCCTGGCGGAGAAACGAGCTGCAGCGCCTGTGGTTTCTGTGCCCTGCATCCCCCCGCACAG GCTCAGTAAAATCACAAACCGTTTAACCATCCAGAGGAAGAGCCAGTTCATGCAGAGACTGCACAGCTACTGGACTCTGAAGAGGCAGTCCCGCAACGGCGTCCCTTTGCTCCGCCGTCTTCAGACACATTTGCAGTCACAAAGAAACTGCGACCAG AGAGACACTGAGGATAAGAACTGGGCCCTGAAGGAACAGCTGAAGTCATGGCAGCGCCTCCGCCATGACCTAGAGCGTGCACGCTTGCTGGTGGAGCTGATACGCAAGCGGGAGAAGCTCAAGAGAGAGACG ATCAAAGTGCAGCAGGTGGCACTGGAAATGCAGCTGACCcccttcctcatcctcctccgCAAGACACTcgagcagctgcaggagaaagacACGGGCAACATCTTCAGCGAGCCGGTCCCTCTGTCTGAG GTCCCAGACTACCTGGATCACATCAAGAAGCCGATGGATTTtcaaacaatgaaacaaaacctgGAAGCCTATCGCTATCTGAATTTTGATGACTTTGAGGAGGATTTCAACCTGATTATCAACAACTGTTTGAAATACAATGCCAAAGATACAATCTTCTACCGGGCAGCCATCCGTCTGCGGGAGCAGGGAGGCGCTGTTCTCCGGCAGGCTCGCCGACAGGCCGAGAAGATGGGCATTGACTTTGAGACAGGCATGCACTTCCCCCACTGTGTAACAGTGGAAGAGGCTCAGGTCCAAGACATCGAGGATG ACGTACGGCTGCTGCTCTCAGAGAATCAGAAGCACCTTCCCTTGGAGGAGCAACTGAAGATCCTGCTGGAGCGGCTGGATGAGGTCAACGCTGGCAAGCAGAGCATAGGACGGTCCCGCCGGGCCAAGATGATCAAGAAGGAGATCACGGTCCTACGGCGGAAACTTGCTCACCCACGGGACCTGGGCCGAGATGGGCTGGAGCGgcacagctcctctgccagGGGAGTCCTGCAGTCCCACAACCCCTGCGAAAAGGACCTGCAGACGGACAGTGCTGCCGaagagagcagcagccaggagacTGGCAAAG GTCTGGGTCCCAATTCTTCTTCTACCCCAGCACACGAAGTTGGCAGAAGGACCTCAGTGCTTTTCTCCAAGAAGAACCCTAAAACTGCAGGCCCTCCAAAACGCCCAGGGCGCCCTCCAAAGAATCGAGACAGCCAGATCACCCCTGGGCATGGCAACAGCCCCATCGGGCCCCCCCAGCTCCCAATAATGGTGTCCTCCCAGCGGCAGAGGAAGCGAGGGCGAAGCCCGCGTCCCAGCTCCAGCTCAGACAGTGACAGCGATAAGTCCCCTGAAGATGGTCCCATGG ACCTGCCAGCCAACGGTTTCAGCAGCGGGAACCAGCCAGTGAAGAAGAGCTTCCTGGTGTACCGCAATGACTGCAATCTTCCCCGGAGCAGCTCCGACTCGGagtccagcagcagcagcagcagcagcgccgcCTCGGACCGCACCAG CACAACGCCCTCCaagcagggcagagggaagcCCTCCTTCTCCCGGGTGAACTTCCCAGAGGACAGCAGTGAGGACACATCGGGGACAGAGAACGAGTCCTACTCCGTGGGCACAGGGCGAGGCGTGGGGCACGGCA TGGTGCGCAAGGGCATGGGGCGTGGTGCGGGGTGGCTCTCCGAGGATGAGGATTCCTCCCTGGATGCCCTGGACCTGGTGTGGGCCAAGTGCCGAGGGTACCCCTCCTACCCGGCGCTG ATCATCGACCCCAAGATGCCACGGGAAGGCATGTTCCACCACGGCGTCCCCATCCCCGTGCCCcccttggaggtgttgaagCTGGGGGAGCAGATGACTCAGGAAGCGCGCGAGCACCTCTATCTTGTCCTCTTCTTCGACAACAAGCGCACTTG GCAGTGGTTACCCCGGACGAAGCTGGTGCCTCTGGGGGTGAACCAGGACCTGGACAAGGAGAAGATGCTGGAGGGCCGCAAGTCCAACATCCGCAAGTCGGTGCAGATTGCCTACCACCGCGCCATGCAGCACCGCAACAAGGTGCAGGGCGAGCAGAGCAGCGACTCCAGCGAGAGCGACTGA
- the BRPF1 gene encoding peregrin isoform X3 — MGVDFDVKTFCHNLRATKPPYECPVGTCRKIYKSYSGIEYHLYHYDHDNPPPPQHTPLRKHKKKGRQARAANKQSPNPSETSQSPGREVMTYAQAQRMVEVDLHGRVHRISIFDNLDVVSEDEEVPEEVPENGSNKENTETQSVPPKSGKHKNKEKRKDSNHHHHNASAGTAPKLPEVVYRELEQDTPDAPPRPTSYYRYIEKSAEELDEEVEYDMDEEDYIWLDIMNERRKTEGVSPIPQEIFEYLMDRLEKESYFESHNKGDPNALVDEDAVCCICNDGECQNSNVILFCDMCNLAVHQECYGVPYIPEGQWLCRRCLQSPSRAVDCALCPNKGGAFKQTDDGRWAHVVCALWIPEVCFANTVFLEPIDSIEHIPPARWKLTCYICKQRGSGACIQCHKANCYTAFHVTCAQQAGLYMKMEPVRETGANGTSFSVRKTAYCDIHTPPGSVRRLPALSHSEGEEEEEEEEEEGKGWSSEKVKKAKAKSRIKMKKARKILAEKRAAAPVVSVPCIPPHRLSKITNRLTIQRKSQFMQRLHSYWTLKRQSRNGVPLLRRLQTHLQSQRNCDQRDTEDKNWALKEQLKSWQRLRHDLERARLLVELIRKREKLKRETIKVQQVALEMQLTPFLILLRKTLEQLQEKDTGNIFSEPVPLSEVPDYLDHIKKPMDFQTMKQNLEAYRYLNFDDFEEDFNLIINNCLKYNAKDTIFYRAAIRLREQGGAVLRQARRQAEKMGIDFETGMHFPHCVTVEEAQVQDIEDEDVRLLLSENQKHLPLEEQLKILLERLDEVNAGKQSIGRSRRAKMIKKEITVLRRKLAHPRDLGRDGLERHSSSARGVLQSHNPCEKDLQTDSAAEESSSQETGKGLGPNSSSTPAHEVGRRTSVLFSKKNPKTAGPPKRPGRPPKNRDSQITPGHGNSPIGPPQLPIMVSSQRQRKRGRSPRPSSSSDSDSDKSPEDGPMDLPANGFSSGNQPVKKSFLVYRNDCNLPRSSSDSESSSSSSSSAASDRTSTTPSKQGRGKPSFSRVNFPEDSSEDTSGTENESYSVGTGRGVGHGMVRKGMGRGAGWLSEDEDSSLDALDLVWAKCRGYPSYPALIIDPKMPREGMFHHGVPIPVPPLEVLKLGEQMTQEAREHLYLVLFFDNKRTWWPPAPRRQWLPRTKLVPLGVNQDLDKEKMLEGRKSNIRKSVQIAYHRAMQHRNKVQGEQSSDSSESD, encoded by the exons ATGGGCGTAGATTTCGACGTGAAGACCTTCTGCCACAACCTGCGCGCCACCAAGCCGCCCTACGAGTGCCCGGTGGGAACCTGCCGCAAGATCTACAAGAGCTACAGCGGGATCGAGTACCACCTGTACCACTATGACCATGACAaccctcccccaccccagcacaCCCCCCTGCGCAAGCACAAGAAGAAGGGGCGCCAGGCTCGCGCCGCCAACAAGCAGTCGCCCAACCCTTCCGAGACTTCCCAGTCACCCGGACGAGAGGTGATGACCTACGCCCAGGCCCAGCGCATGGTGGAGGTGGACTTGCATGGCCGCGTCCATCGCATCAGCATCTTTGATAACCTCGACGTGGTTTCCGAGGATGAGGAGGTTCCCGAGGAGGTGCCAGAGAATGGGAGCAATAAGGAGAACACGGAGACCCAGAGCGTCCCACCCAAATCCGGCAAGCACAAGAACAAGGAGAAGCGTAAGGACTCCAACCACCATCACCACAATGCCTCAGCTGGCACTGCTCCCAAGCTCCCTGAGGTGGTGTACCGGGAGCTGGAGCAGGACACCCCCGACGCCCCACCTCGCCCCACTTCCTACTACAG GTACATTGAAAAGTCAGCAGAAGAGCTGGATGAGGAGGTGGAGTACGACATGGATGAGGAGGATTACATCTGGCTGGACATCATGAATGAGCGGCGGAAGACCGAAGGTGTGAGCCCCATTCCCCAAGAGATCTTTGAGTACCTGATGGACCGGCTGGAGAAGGAGTCCTACTTTGAGAGCCACAACAAGGGGGATCCAAACGCCTTGGTGGATGAGGATGCCGTCTGTTGCATCTGCAATGATGGGGAGTGTCAGAACAGCAATGTCATCCTCTTCTGCGACATGTGCAACCTGGCCGTGCATCAGGAGTGCTATGGGGTGCCCTACATCCCAGAGGGACAGTGGCTCTGCAGACGGTGCCTGCAGTCACCCTCACGAGCCGTGGACTGCGCCCTCTGCCCGAACAAGGGCGGGGCCTTCAAGCAGACGGACGATGGGCGCTGGGCACATGTGGTCTGTGCGCTCTGGATCCCAGAGGTGTGCTTTGCCAACACCGTCTTTCTGGAACCCATCGACAGCATCGAGCACATCCCACCTGCACGATGGAAGCTGACCTGTTACATCTGCAAGCAGCGCGGCTCTGGGGCTTGCATCCAGTGTCACAAAGCCAACTGCTACACCGCCTTCCATGTCACCTGTGCCCAGCAAGCTGGGCTCTACATGAAGATGGAGCCAGTCCGGGAGACAGGAGCCAATGGCACCTCCTTCAGCGTGCGCAAAACCGCCTACTGCGACATCCATACGCCCCCAGGCTCTGTGCGCAGGCTTCCTGCCCTCTCTCACAgtgagggggaagaggaggaggaggaagaagaggaggaagggaaaggctGGAGCTCTGAGAAAGTCAAAAAAGCAAAGGCCAAGTCTAGGATCAAGATGAAGAAGGCACGGAAGATCCTGGCGGAGAAACGAGCTGCAGCGCCTGTGGTTTCTGTGCCCTGCATCCCCCCGCACAG GCTCAGTAAAATCACAAACCGTTTAACCATCCAGAGGAAGAGCCAGTTCATGCAGAGACTGCACAGCTACTGGACTCTGAAGAGGCAGTCCCGCAACGGCGTCCCTTTGCTCCGCCGTCTTCAGACACATTTGCAGTCACAAAGAAACTGCGACCAG AGAGACACTGAGGATAAGAACTGGGCCCTGAAGGAACAGCTGAAGTCATGGCAGCGCCTCCGCCATGACCTAGAGCGTGCACGCTTGCTGGTGGAGCTGATACGCAAGCGGGAGAAGCTCAAGAGAGAGACG ATCAAAGTGCAGCAGGTGGCACTGGAAATGCAGCTGACCcccttcctcatcctcctccgCAAGACACTcgagcagctgcaggagaaagacACGGGCAACATCTTCAGCGAGCCGGTCCCTCTGTCTGAG GTCCCAGACTACCTGGATCACATCAAGAAGCCGATGGATTTtcaaacaatgaaacaaaacctgGAAGCCTATCGCTATCTGAATTTTGATGACTTTGAGGAGGATTTCAACCTGATTATCAACAACTGTTTGAAATACAATGCCAAAGATACAATCTTCTACCGGGCAGCCATCCGTCTGCGGGAGCAGGGAGGCGCTGTTCTCCGGCAGGCTCGCCGACAGGCCGAGAAGATGGGCATTGACTTTGAGACAGGCATGCACTTCCCCCACTGTGTAACAGTGGAAGAGGCTCAGGTCCAAGACATCGAGGATG AAGACGTACGGCTGCTGCTCTCAGAGAATCAGAAGCACCTTCCCTTGGAGGAGCAACTGAAGATCCTGCTGGAGCGGCTGGATGAGGTCAACGCTGGCAAGCAGAGCATAGGACGGTCCCGCCGGGCCAAGATGATCAAGAAGGAGATCACGGTCCTACGGCGGAAACTTGCTCACCCACGGGACCTGGGCCGAGATGGGCTGGAGCGgcacagctcctctgccagGGGAGTCCTGCAGTCCCACAACCCCTGCGAAAAGGACCTGCAGACGGACAGTGCTGCCGaagagagcagcagccaggagacTGGCAAAG GTCTGGGTCCCAATTCTTCTTCTACCCCAGCACACGAAGTTGGCAGAAGGACCTCAGTGCTTTTCTCCAAGAAGAACCCTAAAACTGCAGGCCCTCCAAAACGCCCAGGGCGCCCTCCAAAGAATCGAGACAGCCAGATCACCCCTGGGCATGGCAACAGCCCCATCGGGCCCCCCCAGCTCCCAATAATGGTGTCCTCCCAGCGGCAGAGGAAGCGAGGGCGAAGCCCGCGTCCCAGCTCCAGCTCAGACAGTGACAGCGATAAGTCCCCTGAAGATGGTCCCATGG ACCTGCCAGCCAACGGTTTCAGCAGCGGGAACCAGCCAGTGAAGAAGAGCTTCCTGGTGTACCGCAATGACTGCAATCTTCCCCGGAGCAGCTCCGACTCGGagtccagcagcagcagcagcagcagcgccgcCTCGGACCGCACCAG CACAACGCCCTCCaagcagggcagagggaagcCCTCCTTCTCCCGGGTGAACTTCCCAGAGGACAGCAGTGAGGACACATCGGGGACAGAGAACGAGTCCTACTCCGTGGGCACAGGGCGAGGCGTGGGGCACGGCA TGGTGCGCAAGGGCATGGGGCGTGGTGCGGGGTGGCTCTCCGAGGATGAGGATTCCTCCCTGGATGCCCTGGACCTGGTGTGGGCCAAGTGCCGAGGGTACCCCTCCTACCCGGCGCTG ATCATCGACCCCAAGATGCCACGGGAAGGCATGTTCCACCACGGCGTCCCCATCCCCGTGCCCcccttggaggtgttgaagCTGGGGGAGCAGATGACTCAGGAAGCGCGCGAGCACCTCTATCTTGTCCTCTTCTTCGACAACAAGCGCACTTG GTGGCCCCCCGCTCCCCGCAGGCAGTGGTTACCCCGGACGAAGCTGGTGCCTCTGGGGGTGAACCAGGACCTGGACAAGGAGAAGATGCTGGAGGGCCGCAAGTCCAACATCCGCAAGTCGGTGCAGATTGCCTACCACCGCGCCATGCAGCACCGCAACAAGGTGCAGGGCGAGCAGAGCAGCGACTCCAGCGAGAGCGACTGA